One Actinomyces marmotae DNA window includes the following coding sequences:
- the orn gene encoding oligoribonuclease gives MTTSDPLVWIDCEMTGLDLGADALIEVAVVVTDYELKPLGEGIDVVIKPPAAALEQMNDFVRGMHTSSGLLDELEQGLTMAEAQQAVLDHVRSLAPTARTAQLAGNSVGTDKAFLARDMPELIDYLHYRVVDVSSIKELAKRWYPRAYFQSPEKNGGHRALADILESIDELRYYRAVLFPDGEGPSSDDCRAIAAQILANPTTAAGSQA, from the coding sequence ATGACAACCTCGGATCCCCTGGTGTGGATCGACTGCGAGATGACTGGCCTTGACCTGGGCGCCGACGCGCTCATCGAGGTCGCCGTGGTGGTGACCGATTACGAGCTCAAGCCGCTCGGGGAGGGGATCGACGTCGTCATCAAGCCGCCGGCGGCGGCCCTGGAGCAGATGAACGACTTCGTGCGCGGCATGCACACCTCCTCCGGCCTGCTGGACGAACTTGAGCAGGGGCTGACAATGGCCGAGGCGCAGCAGGCAGTGCTCGACCATGTCCGCTCCCTCGCTCCCACGGCCCGCACGGCGCAGCTCGCGGGCAATTCGGTGGGCACGGACAAGGCCTTCCTCGCGCGCGACATGCCCGAACTCATCGACTACCTGCACTACCGGGTGGTGGACGTCTCCTCCATCAAGGAGCTGGCCAAGCGCTGGTACCCGCGCGCCTACTTCCAGTCCCCGGAGAAGAACGGCGGGCACCGCGCGCTCGCGGACATCCTGGAGTCCATCGACGAGCTGCGCTACTACCGCGCGGTGCTGTTCCCCGACGGCGAGGGACCGTCCTCGGATGATTGCCGGGCCATCGCCGCCCAGATCCTCGCCAACCCGACGACGGCGGCCGGCAGCCAGGCCTGA
- the cimA gene encoding citramalate synthase: MGADGATLPAGGDAVAIYDTTLRDGAQQQGVSFTVGDKLSIIALLDELGAAYIEAGWPGAIPKDTELFARARELDLATARLVAFGATRRPGARAAEDSGLRALLDSGAETITLVAKSDPRHVERALRATREENLRMVADSTALLVGAGREAMVDLEHFFDGLRRDADGQPYGIEVALAAARAGASAVIACDTNGGALPGAIADSVARLRRALDAAGHPDCVVGIHTHDDSGLAVAGAMAAVEAGARQVQGCVNGMGERTGNAELLTIIANLELKTRFTALPGDEAERARRLSELSRVSRSVGEIANRAPSTRQAYTGARAFAHKAGLHASAIRVDPDLYQHVDPARVGNTMSMLVSEMAGRASIELKARELGIDASGQGDVLGRVAEEVKAREAIGYAYDAADGSFELLLRHALGEPPDYFRVESWQASVRAAPVGADRLLPADGSTHTQAEATVRLRAGGRRFAVLGEGNGPVNALDAALCDALAQVYPEIRAFELTDYKVRILDAERGTRAIIRVLIDLTDGERTWSTVGVGTDIVEATWEALTDGHVVGLIRAGVSPR, encoded by the coding sequence ATGGGAGCCGATGGCGCGACCCTGCCCGCCGGTGGCGACGCCGTCGCCATCTATGACACGACGCTTCGCGACGGCGCCCAGCAGCAGGGCGTCTCCTTCACCGTGGGGGACAAGCTCTCCATCATCGCCCTCCTCGATGAGCTCGGCGCGGCCTACATCGAGGCCGGCTGGCCCGGAGCCATCCCCAAGGACACCGAGCTCTTCGCGCGGGCCCGGGAGTTGGACCTGGCCACCGCGCGGCTCGTGGCCTTCGGCGCCACCCGCCGCCCGGGCGCCCGCGCCGCCGAGGATTCTGGCCTGCGCGCGCTCCTGGACAGCGGGGCCGAGACGATCACCCTGGTGGCGAAGTCCGACCCGAGGCACGTCGAGCGGGCCCTGCGCGCGACGCGCGAGGAGAACCTGCGCATGGTCGCCGATTCGACGGCCCTCCTGGTGGGGGCGGGCCGGGAGGCGATGGTCGACCTGGAGCACTTCTTCGACGGCCTGCGACGGGACGCCGATGGCCAGCCCTACGGGATCGAGGTGGCCCTGGCAGCGGCCCGCGCCGGCGCCAGTGCCGTCATCGCCTGCGACACCAATGGCGGCGCCCTCCCGGGCGCCATCGCGGACTCCGTCGCCCGCCTGCGCCGGGCCCTGGACGCCGCCGGGCACCCAGACTGCGTCGTCGGGATCCACACCCATGACGACTCGGGCCTGGCCGTGGCCGGCGCGATGGCGGCGGTGGAGGCCGGAGCCCGCCAGGTGCAGGGCTGCGTCAACGGCATGGGGGAGCGCACTGGGAACGCCGAACTGCTGACCATCATCGCGAACCTGGAGCTCAAGACCCGCTTCACCGCGCTTCCGGGAGATGAGGCCGAGCGGGCGCGGCGCTTGTCTGAGCTCTCGCGCGTGTCGCGCTCCGTGGGGGAGATCGCCAACCGCGCCCCCTCCACCCGGCAGGCCTACACGGGGGCCAGGGCCTTCGCCCACAAGGCGGGCCTGCACGCCTCGGCGATCCGCGTGGATCCCGACCTCTACCAGCACGTCGACCCCGCCCGCGTGGGCAACACGATGAGCATGCTCGTCTCGGAGATGGCGGGGCGCGCCTCGATCGAGCTCAAAGCCCGCGAACTGGGCATCGACGCCTCGGGGCAGGGCGACGTCCTGGGCAGGGTGGCCGAGGAGGTCAAGGCCCGGGAGGCCATCGGCTACGCCTACGACGCCGCGGACGGCTCCTTCGAGCTGCTGCTGCGACACGCGCTGGGGGAACCGCCCGACTACTTCCGCGTGGAGTCCTGGCAGGCCTCGGTGCGCGCCGCCCCGGTGGGGGCGGATCGCCTCCTGCCGGCGGACGGCTCCACCCACACCCAGGCGGAGGCTACGGTGCGCCTGCGCGCGGGCGGGAGGCGTTTCGCGGTGCTGGGGGAGGGCAATGGCCCGGTCAACGCCCTCGACGCCGCCCTGTGCGATGCGCTGGCGCAGGTGTACCCGGAGATCCGGGCCTTCGAGTTGACCGACTACAAGGTGCGGATCCTCGACGCCGAGCGGGGCACGCGCGCGATCATCCGAGTGCTTATCGACCTCACCGATGGCGAGCGCACCTGGTCCACGGTGGGTGTGGGCACGGACATCGTCGAGGCCACCTGGGAGGCCCTCACCGACGGGCATGTGGTGGGGCTGATCCGGGCCGGCGTCAGCCCGCGCTGA
- a CDS encoding polysaccharide biosynthesis protein, with amino-acid sequence MPEHGAASTEFGARTAPPPVRPSSPPTGSSLTRGASGPGWREREIGGSRLHLPHGATAALDSAMWGLAVMVVAALSLTTGIDAHPEGMGVTLTALLAIIFQIAGYLAFLRGRARFATIDEIPFVLLTDVIIAVALSAASGMSAGLLLPLRDSVLSGGAALTLHLACRWLYLRVVEARQRPVGRRARRTIVMGAGGGGAAAISLMQNDPSSPYTPVALLDDDPAKRHLRLSGVRVLGPWRALAQVARETSADLVLLAVPSARPEEVDGVVARARELGLAIRVMPGTEELMGLAPSLAPAPPSAVAQRGTGIFRPLEISDLLGRRAIDTDVDAIASYLTGERILVTGAGGSIGAQLCHEIARYRPERLILVDRDESALHAVQLSLDGEAMLDSPDLILGDLRAPGFISGLFDEARPTIVFHAAALKHLTLTERFPEEAFLTNVAATRDLLTAATSHGVRLFINISTDKAADPTSVLGHSKRIAERLTAAVGLSLPADRRFISVRFGNVLGSRGSVLHTFASQLERGLPMTVTDPRMERFFMSINEACQLVLQAGALGRSGEVLVLDMGEPHNIESLARRFASLMGADEPRVAYTRVRPGEKMTESLFGTGEADRRPWHPLISHVDVAALGLGLLQDIDDLRLRSEWGPQGELVRRWMTGTSRAPAPGAPVAGPGVAAPADGQTGGPGVRSATRWMRAPASRQPTAAPSGTPTARGAVERAGAPT; translated from the coding sequence ATGCCTGAGCATGGCGCTGCCTCGACCGAGTTCGGGGCGAGGACGGCTCCGCCGCCCGTGAGGCCCTCATCGCCGCCAACAGGCTCATCGCTCACGAGGGGTGCGTCGGGGCCCGGGTGGCGGGAGCGGGAGATCGGCGGCTCCCGCCTGCACCTGCCCCACGGCGCCACCGCCGCCCTCGACTCCGCGATGTGGGGGCTGGCCGTGATGGTCGTGGCCGCCCTCAGCCTGACCACGGGGATCGACGCCCACCCCGAGGGCATGGGGGTCACGCTGACGGCGCTGCTGGCGATCATCTTCCAGATCGCCGGCTACCTGGCCTTCCTGCGGGGCAGGGCGCGCTTCGCGACCATCGATGAGATCCCCTTCGTCCTGCTGACCGACGTCATCATCGCCGTCGCCCTATCCGCGGCCTCCGGGATGTCCGCGGGCCTCCTCCTGCCGCTGCGCGACTCTGTCCTCTCCGGCGGCGCCGCCCTCACCCTCCACCTGGCCTGCCGGTGGCTCTACCTGCGGGTGGTCGAGGCGCGCCAGCGGCCGGTCGGCAGACGCGCACGGCGCACGATCGTCATGGGCGCCGGGGGCGGCGGCGCCGCGGCGATCAGCCTCATGCAGAATGATCCGTCCTCCCCCTACACGCCCGTCGCCCTGCTCGACGACGACCCCGCCAAGCGGCATCTGCGGCTCTCCGGGGTGCGGGTGCTCGGCCCCTGGCGCGCCCTGGCGCAGGTGGCCCGGGAGACCAGCGCCGATCTCGTCCTGCTGGCGGTGCCCTCGGCCAGGCCGGAGGAGGTCGACGGCGTCGTGGCCCGGGCGCGCGAGCTCGGCCTCGCGATACGGGTCATGCCCGGCACCGAGGAGCTCATGGGCCTGGCGCCCTCCCTCGCGCCCGCGCCGCCGAGCGCCGTCGCCCAGCGGGGCACCGGGATCTTCCGCCCCCTGGAGATCTCGGACCTGCTGGGGCGCCGGGCGATCGACACCGATGTTGACGCCATCGCCTCCTACCTGACCGGCGAGAGAATCCTCGTGACCGGCGCGGGGGGCTCCATCGGGGCGCAGCTGTGCCATGAGATCGCGAGGTACCGACCCGAGCGGCTCATCCTCGTGGACAGGGACGAGTCCGCCCTGCACGCCGTCCAACTGTCCCTCGACGGCGAGGCGATGCTCGACTCCCCCGACCTCATCCTCGGGGACCTGCGCGCCCCCGGCTTCATTAGCGGCCTCTTCGACGAGGCCCGCCCGACGATCGTCTTCCACGCCGCCGCCCTCAAGCACCTCACCCTCACCGAGCGCTTCCCAGAGGAGGCCTTCCTGACCAACGTGGCCGCCACCCGAGATCTCCTCACGGCCGCGACCAGCCATGGCGTGCGCCTGTTCATCAACATCTCCACCGATAAGGCGGCCGATCCCACCAGCGTGCTCGGCCACTCCAAGCGCATCGCCGAACGGCTGACCGCCGCCGTGGGGTTGAGCCTGCCCGCCGATCGGCGCTTCATCTCAGTGCGCTTCGGCAATGTCCTGGGCTCGCGCGGCTCGGTGCTCCACACCTTCGCCTCCCAACTGGAGCGTGGACTGCCCATGACCGTCACGGATCCCCGCATGGAGCGCTTCTTCATGTCCATCAACGAGGCCTGCCAACTGGTCCTCCAGGCCGGGGCGCTGGGGCGCTCCGGCGAGGTCCTAGTCCTGGACATGGGCGAGCCACACAACATCGAGTCCCTGGCCAGGCGCTTCGCCTCCCTCATGGGCGCTGACGAGCCGCGGGTGGCCTACACGAGGGTCCGTCCCGGGGAGAAGATGACGGAGTCGCTGTTCGGCACCGGGGAGGCCGACCGCCGTCCCTGGCACCCGCTCATCTCGCACGTGGATGTCGCGGCGCTCGGGCTGGGACTCCTCCAGGACATCGATGATCTCCGCCTGCGCTCGGAGTGGGGCCCCCAGGGCGAGCTCGTGCGCAGGTGGATGACGGGCACGAGCCGGGCCCCCGCTCCCGGGGCGCCGGTCGCGGGCCCCGGGGTCGCCGCCCCCGCGGACGGCCAGACCGGCGGCCCCGGCGTCAGGTCGGCCACCCGATGGATGCGCGCCCCGGCGAGCAGGCAGCCGACCGCCGCCCCCAGTGGCACTCCGACCGCCAGGGGCGCCGTCGAGCGGGCAGGCGCCCCCACATGA
- a CDS encoding ATP-binding cassette domain-containing protein: protein MPPIALVVQSLSSHAPAEPKTFTEPFRVGRTPDCQVQVNHPLVSRHHLIVRPEPAGWYVLCEGRNGMLVDGMPVREALITHGTRIQLGDASGPAIAMTPVGGPVAPPGAPGAPQAAMPMGSPPGQPMMPPMGAPAGPPAGGPGQPFAQPPVSPPPGQYQPAAGRPLWQQGPPGAAGASAPTGPAGAPGQPAPDADGAAGATQAPGPRRPPAVQEPSPRDSGQTMARSDPRPAPPKSRPDRPEEGARDAGASGGPLAPGASAPSADAPSRATAVGSPDTRSAETLLGAPPAPRAGAPAGPMPPAASPGEDVDRMRAPVRRQTIQAFRITAAGTIGRAPDNALVLDDPLVSKHHARIEPTPQGILITDLGSTNGIYLGPQRVPRVLVTRPSIVGIGATFIAVNPDGTCEVQVNAGTGGELIGQDLVFEVNGGDLRLLDGVSFSLPGNELLAVVGPSGAGKSTLLKALTGEQKAQHGQVLFDGIDVYDHYPIMRNKIGVVPQNDVIHQALTVQQTMDYAAELRFAKDVSKEERRRRIAEVLEDLDLTQHVDKRVKKLSGGQRKRVSTAIELLTRPSLLFLDEPTSGLDPQLDRDVMDLLASLAHGTRPGDTGRTVVVVTHNENHIDRADKVLILAAGGKPVYYGPPQQILTHFRQRHAELTSQGRLKLYAPKGDFTDPPAIDGFADVYALIRNHTPELRQYLEATVPSTRRGGAPAKEREVDASTKRIPKQSALRQMSTLVRRHLRIIAADPSYLVFMLALPVVMGLLTKAIPGSDGFSTPVIPEPTAEQPCVYYSNQVLQLLVILVTGAAFSGMSVTIRELIGERDVFLREKAVGLRSGSYLLAKTIVLALIVTIQVSLMVGISLALNKAPSEAILLGNPGLELAMGLWAVAFASGLLGLAVSAFVSSSEQVMPVLVVSIMAQLVLSGGIIPVTGKAVFEQLSWVMPSRWGFAMTAGTVDLNTINPLRSDELWDHASGQWLANLGVLGAILVVALTVCYVGLWRRGRR from the coding sequence GTGCCACCCATCGCGCTCGTCGTTCAGTCACTGTCCTCCCATGCCCCGGCGGAGCCCAAGACCTTCACCGAGCCGTTCCGGGTGGGCCGCACGCCCGACTGCCAGGTCCAGGTCAACCACCCGCTGGTCTCGCGCCACCACCTCATCGTGCGCCCCGAGCCCGCCGGCTGGTACGTGCTGTGCGAGGGCCGCAACGGGATGCTGGTCGACGGCATGCCGGTACGAGAGGCCCTCATCACTCATGGCACGCGCATCCAGCTCGGCGACGCCTCCGGGCCGGCGATCGCGATGACCCCCGTGGGCGGGCCCGTCGCCCCACCCGGGGCTCCCGGCGCGCCCCAGGCGGCGATGCCGATGGGGTCACCGCCCGGCCAGCCGATGATGCCCCCGATGGGGGCGCCCGCGGGGCCGCCCGCCGGAGGGCCCGGGCAGCCCTTCGCCCAGCCGCCCGTCAGTCCTCCGCCCGGGCAGTACCAGCCCGCGGCGGGGCGGCCCCTCTGGCAGCAGGGCCCCCCAGGGGCGGCAGGCGCTTCTGCGCCCACGGGGCCGGCTGGGGCGCCGGGTCAGCCCGCCCCTGACGCCGATGGCGCCGCGGGAGCCACCCAGGCCCCCGGCCCGCGGCGGCCCCCCGCGGTCCAGGAACCCTCGCCGCGGGACTCGGGTCAGACAATGGCCCGCTCCGATCCCCGCCCCGCCCCGCCTAAGAGCCGCCCCGATCGGCCCGAGGAGGGGGCCCGGGACGCCGGAGCCTCCGGGGGTCCCTTAGCCCCGGGCGCCTCGGCGCCCTCCGCGGATGCTCCCAGCCGCGCCACGGCCGTGGGCTCCCCCGACACACGCAGCGCGGAGACGCTCCTGGGCGCTCCCCCGGCGCCGCGCGCCGGGGCCCCGGCCGGGCCCATGCCCCCGGCCGCCTCGCCGGGCGAGGACGTGGATCGCATGAGAGCGCCCGTGCGCCGCCAGACGATCCAGGCCTTCCGCATCACAGCGGCCGGGACGATCGGCCGCGCGCCGGACAACGCCCTCGTCCTCGACGACCCGCTCGTCTCCAAGCACCACGCCAGGATCGAGCCGACGCCGCAGGGCATCCTCATCACGGACCTGGGCTCGACGAACGGCATCTACCTGGGCCCCCAGAGGGTGCCGCGCGTCCTGGTGACGCGGCCGAGCATCGTGGGTATCGGCGCGACGTTCATCGCGGTCAATCCCGATGGCACCTGCGAGGTGCAGGTCAACGCGGGCACCGGCGGCGAGCTCATCGGCCAGGACCTCGTCTTCGAGGTCAACGGCGGGGACCTGCGCCTCCTCGACGGCGTGTCCTTCTCCCTGCCCGGCAACGAGCTGCTCGCCGTCGTCGGCCCCTCCGGGGCGGGCAAGTCCACCCTGCTCAAGGCCCTCACCGGCGAGCAGAAGGCCCAGCACGGCCAGGTGCTCTTCGACGGGATCGACGTCTACGACCACTACCCGATCATGCGCAACAAGATCGGCGTGGTCCCCCAGAACGACGTCATCCACCAGGCGCTCACCGTCCAGCAGACGATGGACTACGCCGCCGAGCTCCGCTTCGCCAAGGACGTGTCCAAGGAGGAGCGCAGGCGCAGGATCGCCGAGGTCCTCGAAGATCTCGACCTGACCCAGCACGTGGACAAGCGGGTCAAGAAGCTCTCCGGAGGCCAGCGCAAGCGGGTGTCGACGGCGATCGAGTTGCTCACCCGCCCCTCACTGCTGTTCCTCGACGAGCCGACGTCGGGCCTTGACCCCCAGCTCGACCGCGACGTCATGGACCTGCTCGCGAGTCTCGCGCACGGCACCCGGCCGGGTGACACGGGGCGCACAGTCGTCGTGGTCACGCACAACGAGAACCACATCGACAGGGCGGACAAGGTCCTCATCCTGGCCGCCGGCGGCAAGCCCGTCTACTACGGCCCGCCCCAGCAGATCCTGACCCACTTCCGGCAGCGTCACGCCGAACTCACCAGCCAGGGCAGGCTCAAGCTCTACGCGCCCAAGGGCGACTTCACCGATCCGCCTGCGATCGACGGGTTCGCGGATGTGTACGCGCTCATCCGCAACCACACCCCCGAGCTCAGGCAGTACCTCGAAGCGACCGTGCCCTCGACGCGCCGCGGCGGCGCTCCCGCCAAGGAGCGGGAGGTGGACGCCTCCACGAAGCGGATCCCCAAGCAGTCGGCGCTGCGGCAGATGTCCACCCTGGTGCGCAGACACTTGCGCATCATCGCGGCGGACCCCTCCTACCTCGTGTTCATGCTGGCGCTGCCCGTGGTCATGGGACTGCTGACCAAAGCGATCCCAGGCAGCGATGGCTTCTCCACCCCGGTGATCCCCGAGCCCACCGCCGAGCAGCCATGCGTCTACTACTCCAACCAGGTGCTGCAACTGCTCGTGATCCTGGTGACGGGCGCGGCGTTCTCCGGGATGTCGGTGACAATCCGCGAGCTCATCGGGGAGAGGGACGTGTTCTTGCGCGAGAAGGCGGTCGGCCTGCGCTCGGGCTCCTACCTGCTGGCCAAGACGATCGTGCTCGCGCTCATCGTCACCATTCAAGTCAGCCTCATGGTGGGGATCTCCCTGGCGCTCAACAAGGCCCCCTCCGAGGCGATCCTCCTGGGGAATCCGGGGCTCGAATTGGCCATGGGCCTGTGGGCGGTGGCCTTCGCCTCCGGCCTGCTGGGCCTGGCGGTGTCCGCCTTCGTGTCCAGTTCCGAGCAGGTCATGCCGGTGCTGGTGGTCTCGATCATGGCGCAGCTCGTCCTGTCCGGCGGCATCATTCCCGTGACGGGCAAGGCGGTCTTCGAGCAGCTCTCCTGGGTCATGCCCTCGCGCTGGGGCTTCGCGATGACGGCGGGGACGGTGGATCTCAACACCATCAACCCGCTGCGCAGCGATGAGCTGTGGGATCACGCCTCCGGGCAATGGCTCGCGAACCTCGGCGTGCTGGGGGCCATTCTCGTCGTCGCGTTGACCGTGTGCTACGTCGGGCTGTGGCGCCGGGGCCGCCGCTGA
- a CDS encoding serine/threonine-protein kinase yields MTSLDEPRPLGSSYLLKERIGHGAQGEVWLASRTEEADGAATPLAVKILRSDLIDDPSVVERFVRERATLMRVHSPYVIAVRDMVVEGTTFAIVMDYVPGPDLREAVMSTGPLPPAALARLGARIAEGLVAVHAAGVVHRDIKPANILLEDWQAGARPGRHASPAEPSPAQVPADAAAATMTSSAVTTWGDGGIIAPIPRIADFGIARICDSLATVTGTGAVGTPLYMAPETIAGAQPAPAADVYALGIVLYELACGVPPYAGQPAQVLAQHAQRDPGRPAGIPDGLWSLIASMLAKRPDHRPTMRRVAESLEQMVPALQGLPATAALTSPPPTMPSVTPYGWEEAAGPAAAGGGAASDGAQQATLMSSAGTVPATAVMPGGAGAAAGPGQGWPGGGLGSPSLPAAAYSPPGPALDGAAPPRGRRRKAALVGLAVLLVLSLAAGGAWWWLHGGTGAEGRSAMGWTSGITAGSGADSQREFKDADGEIRLSPEGSVMLAKTGGAGKYNTFSLYDLASSSQGAAWTGECDSAVAFWTERQVICRRNSASASVLVSLAADGTATESTSPLSKDQAPIGSDGTRAIVHGGGYQGNLMALDSAGNTVWTVRGEYRKAIIRDGFIEAYDSWSQQTVVLDSATGKRIVSSSSGDSSDFDGRNPQPGGIGIDAGPQTVYQCDRSNCTVYDSAGNSVGTVTDPGRSSWVLSGPVTPKRLLEILQRAGEEGIQGGEIDLEGSMRLPSLQEPNSDGKTLVAGAERMDVVTVDSEACTAVVGGTSLSIPPKEVSDKCRINPVGWTAGDKAILVQLGGSGSGAPDKDDILGAYDPSTGAELWRVPGDWAAVPGRGAAADGSAVRAAGIDPAGLRDLFLIWHAKSILKGEYVLYRANG; encoded by the coding sequence ATGACATCCCTCGATGAGCCGCGTCCCCTCGGCAGTTCCTACTTGCTCAAAGAGCGGATCGGGCACGGCGCCCAGGGGGAGGTGTGGCTCGCCAGCAGGACCGAGGAGGCCGACGGCGCCGCGACGCCGCTGGCGGTCAAGATCCTGCGCTCCGACCTCATCGACGACCCCAGCGTCGTCGAGCGCTTCGTGCGCGAGCGCGCCACCCTCATGCGCGTTCACTCGCCCTACGTCATCGCGGTGCGGGACATGGTGGTCGAGGGCACGACCTTCGCGATCGTCATGGACTATGTGCCGGGGCCGGACCTGCGCGAGGCGGTCATGTCCACCGGCCCCCTGCCGCCCGCCGCGCTCGCCCGCCTGGGGGCTCGGATCGCCGAGGGCCTCGTCGCCGTGCACGCCGCCGGCGTGGTTCACAGGGACATCAAGCCCGCCAACATCCTCTTGGAGGATTGGCAGGCCGGCGCGCGACCCGGGCGGCACGCCTCCCCGGCCGAGCCGTCACCCGCCCAGGTGCCCGCCGACGCCGCTGCCGCCACGATGACCTCCTCTGCCGTGACCACCTGGGGCGACGGCGGCATCATCGCCCCGATCCCCAGGATCGCGGACTTCGGGATCGCCCGCATCTGCGACTCGCTGGCCACGGTCACCGGAACCGGCGCCGTCGGAACGCCCCTCTACATGGCGCCGGAGACGATCGCGGGCGCCCAGCCCGCCCCTGCCGCGGACGTCTATGCCCTGGGCATCGTCCTGTACGAGCTCGCCTGCGGCGTCCCGCCCTACGCGGGTCAGCCCGCCCAGGTGCTCGCCCAGCACGCCCAGCGCGACCCGGGCCGCCCCGCGGGCATCCCGGACGGCCTGTGGAGCCTCATCGCCTCCATGCTCGCCAAGCGCCCCGACCACCGCCCCACGATGCGGCGGGTCGCGGAGAGCTTGGAGCAGATGGTCCCGGCGCTCCAGGGCCTGCCGGCCACGGCGGCCCTCACCTCCCCGCCTCCGACCATGCCCTCGGTCACGCCCTACGGCTGGGAGGAGGCGGCGGGCCCCGCCGCGGCGGGCGGGGGAGCGGCCTCCGACGGCGCCCAGCAGGCCACGCTCATGAGCTCGGCGGGGACCGTGCCCGCCACCGCCGTCATGCCGGGCGGAGCGGGCGCCGCCGCGGGCCCCGGCCAGGGGTGGCCCGGGGGAGGCCTGGGGAGCCCCTCACTGCCCGCCGCGGCCTACTCGCCGCCGGGGCCGGCGCTCGACGGCGCCGCCCCTCCCCGCGGACGGCGCCGCAAGGCGGCGCTCGTCGGCCTGGCCGTCCTCCTCGTCCTCTCACTGGCCGCGGGCGGGGCGTGGTGGTGGCTCCACGGCGGCACGGGGGCCGAGGGGCGGTCGGCCATGGGCTGGACATCGGGTATCACCGCGGGCAGCGGCGCCGACTCCCAACGTGAGTTCAAGGACGCTGACGGCGAGATCCGGCTGTCCCCCGAGGGATCGGTGATGCTCGCCAAGACCGGTGGGGCGGGCAAGTACAACACGTTCTCCCTCTACGACCTGGCCTCCTCGTCCCAGGGGGCCGCCTGGACGGGGGAATGCGACAGCGCGGTCGCGTTTTGGACCGAGCGCCAGGTGATCTGCCGGAGGAACAGCGCGAGCGCATCCGTCCTGGTGTCCCTCGCCGCTGACGGGACGGCGACGGAGAGTACCTCCCCCCTGTCCAAGGACCAGGCCCCCATCGGCTCCGATGGGACGCGGGCGATCGTTCACGGTGGCGGGTATCAGGGCAACCTCATGGCCCTGGACAGCGCCGGGAACACGGTGTGGACCGTGCGCGGCGAGTATCGGAAGGCGATCATCCGCGATGGCTTCATCGAGGCCTACGACTCGTGGTCGCAGCAGACGGTGGTCCTCGACTCGGCCACCGGGAAGCGGATCGTGAGCAGCTCGTCGGGCGACTCATCGGATTTCGACGGCCGAAATCCGCAGCCGGGGGGCATCGGGATCGACGCCGGGCCGCAGACCGTCTACCAGTGCGATCGAAGCAACTGCACGGTCTACGACTCGGCTGGCAACAGCGTCGGCACCGTCACCGACCCCGGCAGGAGCTCCTGGGTGCTCTCCGGCCCCGTCACGCCCAAGCGCCTCCTGGAGATCCTCCAGCGGGCAGGCGAGGAGGGGATCCAGGGCGGCGAGATCGATCTTGAGGGATCCATGAGGCTCCCGAGCCTCCAGGAGCCCAATTCTGACGGCAAGACCCTCGTGGCGGGGGCGGAGCGCATGGATGTGGTCACCGTCGACTCCGAGGCCTGCACGGCGGTAGTCGGCGGCACCTCGCTGTCCATCCCTCCCAAGGAGGTGAGCGACAAATGCCGCATCAACCCCGTTGGCTGGACCGCCGGGGACAAGGCGATCCTCGTCCAACTCGGTGGATCGGGCTCAGGCGCTCCGGACAAGGACGACATTCTCGGGGCCTACGACCCATCGACCGGTGCCGAGCTGTGGCGCGTGCCCGGCGACTGGGCCGCGGTGCCCGGCCGGGGCGCCGCGGCGGATGGATCAGCGGTCCGGGCGGCGGGCATCGATCCAGCCGGCCTGCGCGACCTCTTCCTCATCTGGCACGCCAAATCCATCTTGAAAGGCGAGTACGTCCTCTACCGCGCCAACGGCTGA